A DNA window from Roseovarius sp. Pro17 contains the following coding sequences:
- a CDS encoding aminotransferase class V-fold PLP-dependent enzyme: protein MNVSLDIDFVRGQFPAFAEASLQGQAFFENAGGSYTCAPVIDRLMRFYRQRKVQPYAPYAASALGGAEMDEARSRLAAIMGIDTDELSFGPSTTQNTYVLARAFAQWIRPGEAIIVTNQDHEANTGPWRRLADEGFDVREWQIDPDTGHLDLADLEDLLDERVRLVCFPHCSNVVGEVNPVTEITALAHAAGAFVCVDGVSYAPHGIPDIGAMGPDIYLFSAYKTYGPHQGIMAIRRELGMLLPNQGHYFNEGSLYKRFTPAGPDHAQVAACAGMADYIDALADHHGLTGDPAARGAGVHDLMRTHEAALLQPLLDYLASRNSVRLLGPDTAEGRAPTVAVRLDRPGEEVARDLAAHGIMAGGGDFYAVRALRAMGVDPDHGVLRLSFVHYTSQAEVDQLMTALDEVL, encoded by the coding sequence ATGAATGTCAGCTTAGATATAGATTTCGTGCGCGGACAATTCCCGGCCTTCGCCGAGGCGTCCTTGCAGGGGCAGGCATTTTTCGAAAACGCTGGCGGCTCTTATACCTGCGCGCCGGTTATTGACCGACTGATGCGGTTCTATCGTCAGCGCAAGGTGCAACCCTACGCGCCATATGCTGCATCTGCGTTGGGCGGGGCCGAGATGGACGAGGCGCGCAGCCGCCTTGCCGCAATCATGGGCATCGACACCGACGAGCTGAGCTTTGGTCCATCGACGACGCAAAACACCTATGTTCTGGCACGCGCCTTTGCGCAGTGGATCCGCCCCGGCGAAGCGATCATCGTTACCAATCAGGATCACGAGGCTAACACCGGCCCATGGCGGCGACTGGCCGACGAAGGCTTTGACGTGCGCGAGTGGCAGATTGACCCAGATACCGGCCACCTCGACCTTGCAGATCTGGAGGATCTGCTGGACGAGCGTGTGCGCCTAGTCTGTTTTCCGCATTGCTCGAACGTGGTCGGCGAGGTCAATCCGGTGACAGAGATCACCGCGCTGGCCCATGCCGCAGGCGCGTTCGTCTGCGTCGACGGGGTCAGTTATGCGCCCCACGGCATTCCCGATATCGGTGCGATGGGGCCGGATATCTATCTGTTCTCAGCCTACAAAACCTATGGTCCTCATCAGGGCATCATGGCCATCCGCCGTGAACTGGGGATGCTGCTGCCTAATCAGGGGCATTATTTCAACGAGGGCAGCCTTTATAAGCGCTTTACCCCTGCTGGCCCGGACCACGCGCAGGTGGCGGCTTGCGCGGGCATGGCGGATTACATCGACGCGCTGGCGGACCATCACGGTCTGACCGGCGATCCTGCTGCGCGCGGGGCGGGCGTGCATGATCTGATGCGCACGCATGAGGCTGCACTACTCCAGCCGCTACTGGACTATCTGGCATCCCGCAATTCCGTGCGCCTGTTGGGTCCGGATACGGCCGAGGGCCGTGCGCCAACGGTCGCAGTGCGCCTAGATCGTCCCGGCGAAGAGGTCGCGCGCGATCTGGCCGCGCATGGCATCATGGCAGGCGGCGGTGATTTTTACGCCGTGCGTGCGCTGCGCGCGATGGGGGTTGATCCAGACCACGGCGTGCTGCGCCTCAGCTTTGTGCACTACACCAGCCAGGCCGAGGTCGACCAACTTATGACCGCGCTGGACGAAGTTCTTTGA
- a CDS encoding deoxyribodipyrimidine photo-lyase, whose amino-acid sequence MSDTKPTLLWLRRDLRLSDHPALTAALDAGGPVIPVFINDASVESLGAAPKWRLGLGLERFAKTLEDKGSRLILRHGDALDVLRTLISETGAGAVHWSRLYDPQAIERDKAVKEALRDDGIDAQSHAGHLMFEPWTVQTKEGGYYKVYSPMWRAVKDRGVNAPLKAPGDLKPPKEWPASDNLQDWRLGAAMNRGADVCLPYQTVGEEAAQDRLAWFTQEAVERYKSDRNLPAVDGTSNLSENLALGEISPAQCWHAGQRALHEGAKGAETWIKELVWREFAYHLIYHTPQIATRNWREKWDDFPWNEDGDTPEVMAWKQGRTGIPFVDAAMRQMYVTGRMHNRARMIVASYLTKHLMTHWRVGQAWFDDCLTDWDIASNAMGWQWAAGSGPDATPYFRIFNPETQLEKFDEKGNYVHAWIVEGQEQPSETALSYFDAIPRSWGLSPDDAYPAPVVGLREGRERALSAYQDRSF is encoded by the coding sequence ATGAGCGACACCAAACCGACCCTGCTATGGCTGCGCCGCGATCTGCGGCTGAGCGATCACCCCGCTTTGACGGCTGCACTGGACGCAGGCGGGCCGGTGATCCCGGTCTTTATCAATGACGCATCCGTAGAGTCGTTGGGCGCTGCGCCAAAATGGAGGCTGGGACTGGGGTTGGAGCGGTTTGCCAAAACGCTCGAGGACAAGGGCAGCCGTCTGATCCTGCGGCACGGCGATGCACTGGACGTGCTGCGCACGCTGATCTCGGAAACCGGGGCAGGGGCGGTGCATTGGTCGCGCCTCTATGACCCGCAGGCTATCGAGCGTGACAAGGCGGTCAAGGAGGCGCTCAGGGACGACGGCATCGACGCGCAGAGCCACGCGGGCCACCTGATGTTTGAGCCGTGGACCGTGCAAACCAAGGAGGGTGGTTACTACAAAGTCTATTCGCCCATGTGGCGCGCGGTAAAGGATCGCGGCGTAAACGCGCCGCTGAAAGCGCCGGGTGATCTGAAACCGCCTAAAGAGTGGCCCGCCAGTGACAACCTGCAAGACTGGCGTTTGGGCGCTGCGATGAACCGGGGCGCCGATGTTTGTCTGCCCTATCAGACCGTCGGCGAAGAGGCCGCGCAGGATCGCCTCGCATGGTTCACCCAAGAGGCGGTAGAGCGCTACAAGAGTGACCGCAATCTGCCCGCCGTCGATGGCACGTCGAACCTATCGGAAAACCTTGCACTGGGCGAAATCAGCCCCGCCCAATGCTGGCACGCGGGCCAGCGCGCCCTGCACGAAGGCGCAAAGGGCGCCGAGACTTGGATCAAGGAACTGGTCTGGCGCGAGTTTGCCTATCACCTCATTTACCACACGCCGCAGATCGCCACCCGCAACTGGCGCGAGAAATGGGATGATTTCCCATGGAACGAGGATGGCGATACCCCCGAAGTGATGGCGTGGAAACAGGGGCGCACCGGTATTCCGTTTGTCGATGCCGCGATGCGCCAGATGTATGTGACGGGGCGGATGCACAACCGCGCGCGCATGATCGTCGCCTCCTATCTGACGAAACATCTGATGACCCATTGGCGCGTCGGGCAGGCGTGGTTCGACGATTGCCTGACGGACTGGGACATCGCCAGCAACGCAATGGGCTGGCAGTGGGCTGCGGGGTCGGGGCCGGACGCGACACCCTATTTCCGCATCTTCAACCCCGAAACCCAGCTGGAAAAATTTGACGAAAAAGGAAACTATGTCCACGCTTGGATCGTGGAAGGTCAAGAGCAGCCCAGCGAGACGGCGCTGTCCTATTTCGACGCGATTCCGCGTAGCTGGGGCCTGTCGCCCGATGATGCCTATCCAGCCCCGGTCGTGGGACTGCGTGAGGGGCGCGAGCGTGCGCTCAGCGCCTATCAGGACCGCTCCTTCTGA
- a CDS encoding cyclopropane-fatty-acyl-phospholipid synthase family protein, whose protein sequence is MILTTTDGQKNLPRYFARVFDKTKNINRGRLDFVLPDGRVFRADGPNPGPVGEVHLHNTDVFARLIREGDLGFCDAYLDGWWSTPDLQALMDFICTDNEDVYDGFPGMSLVRAFERVRHWLRGNSKGQARRNISHHYDLGNEFYSLWLDETMTYSSAIFETGQESMEKAQTAKYASMIDRMGVQPGDHVLEIGCGWGGFAEYAAAERGLKVTGLTISQEQLNYARQRIEKAGLSDRVEFKLQDYRDERGTYDGIASIEMFEAVGQQYWPVYFNTLRERLRPGKRATLQIITISDARWDVYRRGVDFIQKYIFPGGMLPSPSVLVAEVERAGLTVAGSVEFGESYSQTLRRWHDRFNTRWDAVSALGFDDRFRRMWNFYLTSCAGSFHAGNCDVTQITIAKPG, encoded by the coding sequence ATGATCCTTACGACCACAGACGGCCAGAAAAATCTGCCGCGCTACTTTGCTCGCGTCTTTGACAAGACGAAGAACATCAACCGCGGGCGGTTGGATTTCGTGTTGCCGGACGGACGCGTGTTCCGCGCCGATGGCCCTAATCCCGGCCCCGTAGGCGAGGTGCATCTGCACAACACGGATGTTTTCGCGCGCCTCATCCGCGAGGGCGATCTGGGATTTTGCGATGCATATCTCGATGGCTGGTGGAGCACGCCGGATTTGCAGGCGCTGATGGACTTTATCTGCACCGATAATGAGGACGTCTATGACGGCTTTCCCGGAATGAGTCTTGTGCGCGCGTTCGAGCGCGTGCGCCACTGGCTGCGCGGTAACTCCAAGGGACAGGCGCGCCGCAACATCAGCCATCATTATGATCTGGGCAATGAATTCTACAGCCTGTGGCTGGACGAGACGATGACCTATTCCAGCGCCATTTTTGAGACCGGCCAAGAGAGCATGGAAAAGGCGCAAACCGCCAAATACGCCTCGATGATCGACCGGATGGGTGTGCAGCCGGGCGATCACGTGCTGGAGATCGGTTGTGGCTGGGGTGGCTTCGCCGAATATGCGGCAGCTGAGCGGGGGCTGAAGGTGACAGGACTCACCATTAGCCAGGAGCAGTTGAACTACGCCAGACAGCGCATTGAAAAGGCCGGTCTTTCTGATAGAGTTGAGTTCAAGTTACAGGACTATCGCGACGAGCGCGGCACCTATGACGGCATCGCCAGCATCGAGATGTTCGAGGCGGTTGGCCAGCAGTATTGGCCCGTTTATTTCAATACATTGCGCGAGCGCCTGCGCCCCGGCAAGCGCGCGACCTTGCAGATCATCACCATCAGCGATGCGCGCTGGGACGTCTATCGACGGGGCGTGGATTTTATCCAGAAGTACATCTTTCCGGGCGGGATGCTGCCCAGCCCCAGCGTGCTGGTCGCCGAGGTCGAACGTGCCGGGCTGACGGTCGCCGGATCGGTGGAATTTGGCGAAAGCTACAGTCAGACGCTGCGCCGCTGGCACGATCGCTTTAACACCCGGTGGGACGCCGTGTCCGCGCTCGGCTTTGACGATCGGTTTCGGCGGATGTGGAATTTCTATCTCACCTCTTGCGCCGGATCGTTTCACGCGGGAAACTGCGACGTGACACAGATCACCATCGCAAAGCCCGGATAA
- a CDS encoding TrgA family protein, whose amino-acid sequence MPKTRILPTAARLVAALSLAALGWLGSEMVRPLMPPHTAFGWFNYVNAVLGALCGWFVIGSRAGRGYTESIANGLTGILALIIWAFFAQSFNLMLKQSMENKYDGPIEAIVGIFDNAIDYGEYLIDPMLITVLLIGGMICGLLAEAASRRWT is encoded by the coding sequence ATGCCCAAGACACGTATTCTGCCTACCGCCGCCCGCCTCGTTGCAGCCCTGTCTCTGGCGGCGCTGGGCTGGCTTGGCTCAGAGATGGTGCGCCCTCTCATGCCTCCACACACCGCCTTTGGCTGGTTCAACTACGTCAATGCGGTGCTGGGCGCGCTGTGCGGTTGGTTCGTGATCGGCAGCCGGGCAGGGCGCGGCTATACCGAATCCATAGCCAACGGGCTGACCGGCATCCTGGCGCTGATCATCTGGGCCTTCTTTGCCCAAAGCTTTAATCTGATGCTCAAGCAGTCCATGGAAAACAAGTATGACGGACCAATCGAAGCCATCGTGGGCATTTTTGACAATGCCATCGACTATGGGGAATACCTGATCGACCCCATGCTGATTACGGTGCTTTTGATTGGCGGCATGATCTGTGGTCTGCTGGCCGAAGCTGCATCGCGCCGCTGGACCTGA
- a CDS encoding NUDIX domain-containing protein encodes MSAIFLYGTLRDPALLQIVLGPKIDGAVLLDGILPDHAVTWAEGQVFPTITAQAGAEATGVLLDDPGAELLARLDFYEGGFGYDLKPVKVMAGGATHPARVYFPRPGLWQPGARFELADWQEKWGALSHLAAIEAMGYLGLFTAEELASRMPMIRARAASRLAATGVPAQVRCDIGADAVQQIETRIDHAGFFRSETRRLRHPKFDGTMSEEVSREVFIATDAAHVLPYDPGRDRVLLIEQFRLGPLGRGDPRPWMLEPVAGRVDPGETPEQAAHRECMEEAGLTLTRLERIASYYCTPGYSTEYFHNFVGIADLPDDLPRLGGLKSEAEDIRLHILDFAAAMALLDTGEADNGPLILSLMWLARERGRLRAAP; translated from the coding sequence GTGAGCGCCATTTTTCTTTATGGTACGCTGCGCGACCCGGCGCTGTTGCAGATTGTTCTTGGCCCGAAGATTGATGGTGCTGTTTTGCTGGACGGCATCTTGCCTGATCACGCGGTGACATGGGCCGAGGGGCAGGTTTTTCCGACCATCACCGCGCAGGCGGGGGCTGAGGCGACAGGCGTTCTGCTGGACGATCCCGGCGCCGAATTGCTGGCGCGGCTCGACTTTTATGAAGGCGGTTTCGGATATGATCTGAAACCAGTCAAGGTGATGGCGGGCGGCGCTACGCACCCCGCGCGCGTTTATTTCCCGCGCCCCGGTCTATGGCAGCCCGGCGCGCGGTTCGAACTGGCCGACTGGCAGGAAAAATGGGGCGCGCTCAGCCACCTCGCGGCCATCGAGGCGATGGGCTATCTGGGCCTCTTTACGGCAGAGGAACTGGCATCAAGGATGCCGATGATCCGCGCACGCGCTGCCTCGCGACTGGCGGCGACAGGTGTTCCGGCGCAGGTGCGCTGTGATATCGGCGCGGATGCGGTCCAGCAGATAGAGACGCGCATTGATCATGCAGGCTTTTTTCGTAGCGAGACGCGCAGGCTGCGCCACCCGAAATTCGATGGCACGATGAGCGAGGAGGTCAGTCGCGAAGTGTTCATTGCGACCGACGCCGCCCACGTGCTGCCCTACGATCCGGGCCGCGACCGCGTGCTGCTGATTGAGCAGTTTCGCTTGGGCCCCCTCGGGCGTGGTGATCCGCGCCCCTGGATGCTGGAGCCTGTGGCGGGGCGCGTCGATCCCGGCGAAACCCCCGAGCAGGCCGCGCACCGCGAATGTATGGAGGAGGCAGGGCTGACCCTGACCCGGCTGGAACGCATCGCCAGCTACTACTGCACCCCCGGCTATTCGACTGAATATTTTCACAATTTCGTGGGGATTGCCGATCTACCGGATGACCTGCCCCGCCTTGGCGGGCTTAAGTCGGAGGCAGAGGATATTCGCCTGCATATCCTCGATTTTGCCGCCGCAATGGCGCTGCTGGACACGGGCGAGGCTGATAACGGCCCGCTGATTCTGTCGCTGATGTGGCTGGCGCGCGAGCGCGGCAGGTTGCGTGCTGCGCCTTGA
- a CDS encoding cysteine synthase A → MRIAKDLADAVGNTPMIKLRRASEETGCTILGKAEFLNPGQSVKDRAALYIIRDAVARGTLKPGGTIVEGTAGNTGIGLALVGASMGFKTVIVIPETQSEEKKDMLRLAGADLVQVPAAPYSNPNNFVRYSERLATELNKTEPNGAIWANQFDNTANRLAHIETTGPEIWEQTGGKIDGFCCAVGSGGTLAGVSMVLQPKGVKVAIADPMGAKLYSYYTTGELESEGESIAEGIGQARITANLEGFTPDYAYQIPDSEALPIVFDLLHDEGLCMGASTGVNIAGAMRLARDLGPGHTIATILCDYGSRYQSKLFNPEFLREKGLPVPDWMHDAPRSIPGVFEA, encoded by the coding sequence ATGCGCATTGCCAAGGATCTGGCCGACGCGGTCGGCAACACCCCCATGATCAAGCTGCGCCGCGCCAGTGAGGAAACCGGCTGCACCATTCTGGGCAAGGCCGAGTTTCTCAATCCCGGCCAGTCGGTCAAGGATCGCGCAGCGCTCTATATTATCCGCGATGCGGTGGCGCGCGGCACGTTGAAGCCGGGCGGCACTATCGTCGAGGGCACTGCCGGCAATACCGGCATCGGCCTTGCGCTGGTGGGCGCATCGATGGGGTTCAAGACCGTGATCGTCATCCCCGAAACGCAAAGCGAAGAGAAAAAGGACATGCTGCGCCTCGCCGGGGCCGACCTCGTGCAGGTGCCTGCCGCGCCCTACAGCAACCCCAACAACTTTGTGCGCTACTCCGAGCGTTTGGCCACGGAATTGAACAAGACCGAACCCAATGGTGCGATCTGGGCGAACCAGTTCGACAACACCGCCAACCGCCTTGCGCATATCGAAACGACTGGACCGGAAATCTGGGAACAGACCGGCGGCAAAATCGACGGTTTCTGCTGCGCTGTCGGCTCGGGTGGCACACTGGCCGGCGTCAGCATGGTGCTGCAACCCAAGGGGGTCAAGGTCGCCATTGCCGATCCGATGGGGGCCAAGCTCTATTCCTACTACACTACGGGCGAACTCGAATCCGAAGGCGAATCCATCGCTGAGGGCATCGGGCAGGCGCGCATCACCGCCAATCTCGAAGGGTTCACGCCCGATTACGCCTATCAGATCCCCGATTCCGAGGCGCTGCCGATCGTCTTTGACCTGTTGCACGACGAGGGGCTGTGCATGGGCGCGTCGACCGGCGTGAACATCGCGGGCGCGATGCGCCTCGCGCGCGATCTGGGGCCGGGCCACACCATTGCGACGATCCTGTGCGACTATGGCTCGCGCTATCAATCCAAGCTGTTCAACCCTGAATTCCTACGCGAAAAGGGCCTGCCTGTGCCGGATTGGATGCACGATGCGCCGCGCTCGATCCCCGGAGTGTTCGAGGCGTGA
- a CDS encoding DUF3772 domain-containing protein has product MSLLRNVLLALSLALLPIAACLTLAPSAAEAQQPPSAPDYERWDVVAKRATDAIAAQRASTSAFESLREQLAEWRDVFVGAQNINSNAIATLEAQLRALGPAPTDGESEEAPGIINQRKSLNDQLAKLREPVKEAELAYSKADEMIKSVDRIVRERQTEELLERGPSPLNPVNWSEGASALSSSFQRVRGEVADKIAGEAGRADLIKRLPVAVLLALVGMVLLLRGRFWAEFLVRIVRPQAATSARWLISFLISLGEVIVPFIGFMILIKALELGGIVGTHGAALLNILKSSLLIFLCARWLAMRCFPRRSEDRLPLALEPDDRRAGRLYGGALGLIIGVFHFVYNVGNNSGWSAEARVVVLFPITVAASLLLVRVSRLLSKHSMASGLGDQDEASEETYRSWLARLLSKLLIAIAVVAPILAAFGYNKASSGLLMPSLLSLMMLAALLILQGLIVEIYILASRGRDGAGEDLLPMLLGFIMVLASVPVFALIWGARVADLSELWVSFRRGVTLGEMTISPSVFITFAIVFAVGFAVTRLLQGTLRTSLLPKTKIDTGGRDAIVSGVGYVGIFLAALIGVTSAGIDLSSLAIVAGALSVGIGFGLQNIVSNFVSGIILLIERPISQGDWIEVNGQHGTVREISVRSTRIETFDRSDLIIPNADLVSGTVTNYTKGSTVGRLIVNVGVAYGTDTKWVEDILREIASAHPMVLMNPAPTIIFKGIGTDSFNFEIRAILRDVNWIMNVLSDMNHEIAARFAKEGIEMPYQQRDIWLRNPETLSGALGGAAKREESQQASQTLQPDQAEGRPKGDPQRVESGDGGEGAGGADR; this is encoded by the coding sequence ATGTCACTACTGCGAAACGTCCTGCTGGCCCTTTCGCTGGCGCTGCTTCCCATTGCAGCTTGCCTAACCCTCGCGCCGAGCGCCGCAGAGGCGCAGCAACCCCCCTCCGCGCCCGATTACGAGCGCTGGGACGTCGTGGCAAAACGTGCAACCGACGCCATTGCCGCGCAGCGTGCGTCGACCTCGGCCTTCGAGAGTCTCCGGGAACAACTGGCTGAATGGCGCGATGTTTTTGTCGGGGCGCAGAATATCAATTCGAACGCCATCGCGACGCTCGAGGCGCAACTGCGTGCGCTGGGGCCTGCGCCCACAGACGGCGAGTCCGAAGAGGCGCCGGGAATTATCAATCAGCGCAAGTCCCTGAACGACCAACTGGCCAAACTGCGCGAGCCGGTCAAGGAGGCCGAGTTGGCCTACAGCAAGGCCGACGAGATGATCAAAAGCGTTGATCGTATCGTCCGGGAACGCCAGACCGAAGAGCTGTTGGAGCGCGGACCAAGCCCGCTGAACCCGGTCAACTGGAGCGAAGGTGCGAGCGCGCTGTCCAGCAGTTTCCAACGTGTGCGCGGCGAAGTCGCAGACAAGATCGCCGGCGAAGCAGGCCGCGCGGACCTGATCAAGAGGCTGCCGGTTGCCGTTCTGCTGGCTTTGGTGGGGATGGTGTTGTTGCTGCGCGGACGGTTCTGGGCTGAATTCCTGGTGCGCATCGTACGCCCGCAGGCGGCGACCTCGGCGCGCTGGTTGATATCTTTCCTGATCTCGCTGGGCGAGGTCATCGTGCCGTTCATTGGTTTTATGATCCTGATCAAGGCGCTGGAGCTGGGCGGCATTGTGGGGACGCACGGTGCGGCACTATTGAACATCCTGAAATCTTCGCTGTTGATTTTTCTTTGCGCGCGCTGGCTGGCGATGCGGTGTTTTCCACGGCGCAGCGAGGACCGATTGCCGCTGGCGCTGGAACCTGACGACCGCCGCGCCGGGCGCCTATATGGCGGGGCCCTGGGCCTCATCATCGGCGTTTTTCACTTTGTTTACAATGTGGGCAACAATAGCGGTTGGTCGGCGGAGGCGCGCGTCGTCGTGCTGTTTCCGATCACCGTTGCGGCCAGCCTGCTGCTGGTTCGCGTGTCGCGCCTGTTGTCAAAGCACAGCATGGCGTCCGGGCTGGGTGATCAGGACGAAGCCAGCGAAGAGACCTATCGCAGCTGGCTGGCCCGCCTCCTGTCCAAGCTGCTGATCGCGATCGCTGTCGTCGCGCCCATCCTCGCCGCATTTGGCTATAACAAGGCTTCCTCCGGCCTTTTGATGCCGTCGTTGCTGTCGTTGATGATGCTGGCCGCGCTGCTGATCCTTCAGGGTCTGATCGTTGAGATTTACATCCTCGCCTCCCGTGGCCGCGACGGTGCGGGCGAGGATCTGCTGCCGATGCTGCTGGGCTTTATCATGGTGCTGGCCTCGGTGCCTGTTTTTGCGCTGATCTGGGGCGCGCGAGTCGCTGACCTAAGCGAGCTTTGGGTGTCGTTCAGACGCGGCGTCACGCTGGGCGAAATGACGATTTCGCCCAGCGTGTTCATCACATTCGCCATCGTCTTTGCCGTCGGTTTTGCCGTCACGCGGCTGCTTCAAGGCACGTTGCGCACGTCGCTCTTGCCCAAGACCAAGATCGACACGGGCGGGCGTGACGCCATCGTGTCGGGCGTTGGGTATGTTGGCATTTTTCTGGCTGCGTTGATCGGGGTAACCAGCGCTGGAATCGACCTTAGCAGCCTTGCCATCGTCGCCGGTGCATTGTCGGTCGGTATCGGTTTCGGCCTACAGAATATCGTGTCAAACTTTGTGTCTGGCATTATCCTGCTGATCGAGCGGCCCATTAGTCAGGGTGATTGGATCGAAGTGAACGGCCAGCATGGCACCGTGCGCGAAATCTCGGTCCGATCGACCCGGATCGAGACGTTCGACCGCTCGGATCTGATCATCCCTAACGCCGATCTGGTCAGCGGAACGGTCACGAACTACACCAAGGGCAGCACAGTGGGCCGACTGATCGTAAATGTCGGCGTGGCCTATGGCACCGATACCAAATGGGTCGAAGACATCCTGCGCGAGATCGCAAGCGCACATCCCATGGTTCTGATGAACCCTGCGCCGACGATCATCTTCAAGGGGATCGGGACAGACTCCTTTAACTTTGAAATCCGGGCGATCCTGCGCGATGTCAACTGGATCATGAATGTGCTGTCGGACATGAATCACGAGATCGCCGCGCGCTTTGCCAAGGAAGGCATCGAGATGCCCTATCAGCAGCGCGATATCTGGCTGCGCAATCCCGAAACGCTGTCAGGCGCGTTGGGTGGCGCGGCCAAACGCGAGGAATCGCAGCAAGCCTCACAGACCCTGCAGCCCGATCAAGCCGAGGGGCGCCCCAAAGGCGACCCGCAGCGCGTGGAATCGGGTGACGGTGGAGAAGGGGCCGGGGGCGCTGACCGATGA
- a CDS encoding alanyl-tRNA editing protein gives MTELLFRLDAYLNDVTGIVTEHTAEGGVVLNRSIFYPTGGGQPGDSGRIDWSGGSMDVATTVKGQGDAIVLVPAAPQALPAVGTTIRQHLNWLRRHRLMRMHTALHLLSVVIPLPVSGGSIGAERSRLDFDMPDAPKDPAAIEGALMRLVDADLPVSEDWITDAQLDADPGLVKTMSVAPPRGAGRVRLVQIGKTAPYVDRQPCGGTHVARTGEIGRLRVGKIEKKGRQNRRVYLHLDD, from the coding sequence ATGACCGAGTTGCTCTTTCGTCTAGATGCCTATCTGAATGACGTGACGGGGATCGTGACAGAGCACACCGCCGAGGGCGGCGTGGTGCTGAACCGGTCAATATTTTACCCCACAGGGGGCGGTCAGCCGGGCGACAGTGGCCGCATAGACTGGTCGGGCGGGAGCATGGACGTGGCCACGACGGTCAAAGGCCAAGGCGACGCCATCGTCCTCGTGCCGGCCGCGCCGCAGGCTCTGCCCGCTGTTGGCACGACAATCAGACAGCATCTGAACTGGCTGCGCCGCCACCGCCTCATGCGGATGCATACGGCGCTGCACCTGCTGTCGGTCGTGATCCCGCTGCCCGTTTCGGGTGGGTCCATTGGCGCGGAGCGCAGCCGTCTCGATTTCGACATGCCGGACGCGCCCAAAGATCCCGCCGCTATCGAGGGCGCGTTGATGAGGTTGGTCGATGCCGACCTGCCCGTCAGCGAGGACTGGATCACCGACGCCCAGCTGGACGCCGATCCTGGCCTCGTCAAAACGATGTCGGTGGCACCCCCGCGCGGCGCGGGCCGTGTACGTCTGGTGCAGATCGGCAAAACTGCGCCATATGTCGACCGTCAGCCCTGCGGGGGCACGCATGTCGCGCGCACCGGCGAGATCGGCCGCCTGCGCGTTGGCAAGATCGAGAAGAAGGGCCGACAGAACCGCCGCGTCTATCTGCATCTTGACGATTGA